Proteins from one Impatiens glandulifera chromosome 2, dImpGla2.1, whole genome shotgun sequence genomic window:
- the LOC124925963 gene encoding protein FATTY ACID EXPORT 3, chloroplastic-like, producing the protein MSFSLNSLLPTNPRPTPNFFTTKIHRAPMALNVSPYLRSILHPRQIQDSTASSISNRMVSFGLLPLYPKFLLRRSPFSCSAADDKSNDLNYEMEKEKDGINVGIDSQQAWKEMLDVFKGQALKIQSNSQEAYEVYTKKALIVLNETSEKMKIQAENARQDLTLIAEEISREGKEYLITSAESSPEPVKEIVDTFATSSTDVKELSNLRDFYLGIPYGFLLCFGGFLSFMITGSVSAIRFGIILGGVLLALSISSLREWRTKGVQSPLALKGQAVIATLLFLRNLRLLFEGASLFSCCSVLLSGAMAGFYLYRIRIDRGQAQGANLKYKMDE; encoded by the exons ATGAGTTTCTCCCTCAATTCCCTACTACCCACAAACCCTAGACCTACCCCCAACTTCTTCACAACCAAAATTCACAGAGCTCCAATGGCGTTGAACGTTTCTCCCTATCTCCGTTCCATCCTCCATCCTCGTCAAATTCAAGATTCGACTGCTTCTTCTATATCTAACAGAATGGTTAGCTTCGGTCTACTTCCTCTTTATCCTAAGTTCTTACTGAGACGATCTCCATTCTCATGCTCAGCCGCCGATGACAAATCA AATGATTTAAACTATGAAATGGAGAAGGAGAAAGATGGTATTAATGTAGGAATTGATTCACAACAAGCATGGAAAGAAATGCTAGATGTTTTCAAGGGACAAGCTTTAAAAATACAGAGCAATTCACAAGAAGCATATGAAGTGTACACTAAGAAGGCTTTGATTGTTTTGAATGAAACATCTGAGAAGATGAAAATTCAAGCAGAAAATGCTAGACAGGATTTAACTTTGATTGCTGAGGAAATCAGTAGAGAAGGTAAAGAATATCTGATAACATCAGCAGAATCTTCACCTGAACCAGTTAAAGAAATTGTGGATACATTTGCAACCTCATCTACCGATGTCAAAGAGTTATCGAATCTGCGTGACTTTTACCTTGGGATACCATATG GTTTTCTTCTTTGCTTTGGCGGGTTCTTATCGTTCATGATAACTGGGAGCGTTTCTGCCATTAGGTTTGGTATTATCCTAGGAGGTGTTCTTTTAGCCTTGAGCATCTCAAGCTTGAGAGAATGGAGAACAAAAGGAGTACAATCTCCTCTAGCCTTGAAGGGACAGGCAG TAATAGCCACCTTATTATTTCTAAGGAATTTACGCTTGTTATTTGAG GGAGCTTCCTTATTTAGTTGTTGCTCAGTCTTGCTAAG CGGTGCGATGGCAGGATTCTATTTATACAGGATCAGAATAGACCGAGGGCAAGCACAAGGAGCAAACTTGAAATATAAAATGGATGAATGA